A part of Aegilops tauschii subsp. strangulata cultivar AL8/78 chromosome 2, Aet v6.0, whole genome shotgun sequence genomic DNA contains:
- the LOC109751829 gene encoding inactive LRR receptor-like serine/threonine-protein kinase BIR2, which yields MSVPSLGLDVTKRNPPHLLLLALALALTLPPAAPQPAPGSAAEPQEDDARCLKGVKADLRDPEGRLTSWTSNTSAGAVCDFSGISCLNPQESRILAVSLSGFGLQGKIPPALQYCRSANTLDLSSNALEGQIPPALCDWIPFVVNLDLSGNRLTGPLPSELANCRFLNSLKLSDNAFSGQIPASLARLDRLKALDLSGNRLEGQIPSQLGSAFSKDSFSGNSGLCGHPVSSRCGSGLGGTGLGIVIAAGVFGAAASLLLAFFFWRCTGKGKAGRRRQGRGGSESEVTATYPDRAPPRVRTKEVRGVSAKKMPRQQLTGGPCRSDTLSIRDLDLFSAQSMLRPRTSHDQRCRFIHRAARHAGHAHGPPFVPILVGWFRR from the exons ATGTCAGTACCAAGTCTGGGGCTAGACGTTACAAAAAG AAACCCCCCGCACCTCCTTCTGCTAGCCCTGGCCCTAGCCCTCACCCTCCCGCCCGCCGCGCCGCAGCCGGCGCCGGGGTCGGCGGCGGAGCCGCAGGAGGACGACGCGCGGTGCCTCAAGGGCGTCAAGGCCGACCTCAGGGACCCCGAGGGCCGCCTCACCTCCTGGACCAGCAACACCTCGGCGGGCGCCGTCTGCGACTTCTCCGGCATCTCCTGCTTGAACCCGCAGGAGTCGCGCATCCTCGCCGTCTCCCTCTCCGGCTTCGGCCTCCAGGGTAAAATCCCCCCCGCGCTCCAGTACTGCCGCTCCGCCAACACGCTCGACCTCTCCTCCAACGCGCTCGAGGGCCAGATACCCCCCGCGCTCTGCGACTGGATCCCCTTCGTCGTCAACCTCGACCTCTCCGGCAACCGCCTCACCGGCCCGCTCCCCTCCGAGCTCGCCAACTGCCGCTTCCTCAACTCGCTCAAGCTCAGCGACAACGCCTTCTCCGGCCAGATCCCCGCCTCCCTCGCGCGCCTCGACCGCCTCAAGGCGCTCGACCTCTCCGGGAACCGCCTCGAGGGCCAGATCCCGTCCCAGCTCGGCTCTGCCTTCTCCAAGGACTCCTTCTCCGGGAACTCGGGCCTCTGCGGCCACCCCGTGTCCTCGCGCTGCGGCAGCGGCCTTGGGGGCACCGGCCTCGGCATCGTTATTGCTGCCGGGGTCTTCGGCGCCGCCGCTTCGCTGCTCCTCGCCTTCTTCTTCTGGCGATGCACCGGGAAGGGCAAGgctggccgccgccgccaggGCCGCGGAGGAAGCGAGTCGGAGGTCACTGCGACTTATCCAGATCGGGCGCCGCCGCGCGTGAGGACGAAGGAGGTGCGGGGGGTTTCTGCAAAAAAAATGCCACGTCAGCAGCTGACAGGCGGGCCCTGCCGGTCAGATACACTGTCAATACGCGATTTAGACCTTTTT AGCGCCCAGAGCATGCTGCGCCCGCGAACGTCGCACGACCAGCGCTGCCGCTTCATTCATCGCGCCGCGCGCCATGCTGGCCACGCGCACGGGCCGCCGTTCGTGCCGATCCTGGTCGGTTGGTTCAGACGCTAA
- the LOC109751831 gene encoding uncharacterized protein produces the protein MAPPPPPATDERTVSAGDTHEAGTCVVVLAVGPSLGATKCLHVYMSRYDMDRAEDSPHNLRFPSFSALVCRWMETSFFLLAGRSGYDPQIRFLICYRTYNMSSLHLVHGSMFVLETAGDGHGSHHTIHSLGFRDASNFLFDKGLGEYHDPLSFRSFSLETLSPAGINRRNTRSIYQLELINGVALPPPVTGQSFRPSAKVSVQQLVSNTGGEKTTLDKN, from the exons ATggctccgcctccgcctccggctACGGACGAACGAACCGTGTCTGCCGGAGACACGCACGAAGCCGGCACATGTGTGGTGGTGCTCGCCGTCG GTCCGTCTCTTGGTGCGACCAAGTGCTTGCATGTTTACATGAGTAGGTATGATATGGATCGAGCCGAGGATTCACCACACAACCTTCGGTTTCCCAGTTTCTCTGCTCTGGTTTGCCGATGGATGGAGACGAGCTTCTTTCTTCTGGCCGGTAGATCTGGTTATGATCCACAAATTCGGTTTTTGATCTGCTACCGTACGT ATAATATGTCTTCCCTCCATCTCGTGCATGGAAGTATGTTTGTGTTGGAGACGGCCGGTGATGGACACGGATCTCATCACACGATTCACAGTCTAGGCTTTCGAG ATGCAAGCAATTTTTTATTCGACAAAGGGTTAGGCGAATACCACGACCCCCTAAGTTTCCGATCCTTTTCACTCGAAACTCTCTCGCCGGCCGGCATCAACAGGCGCAATACAAG GTCGATCTACCAGTTGGAGCTAATTAATGGTGTTGCCCTGCCCCCGCCTGTTACGGGGCAGAGCTTTCGGCCGTCGGCCAAGGTTTCTGTCCAACAGTTGGTGTCCAACACCGGCGGAGAGAAAACGACCTTGGACAAGAACTAA